One segment of Allorhodopirellula heiligendammensis DNA contains the following:
- a CDS encoding sulfatase, which translates to MKLRIPAPVFMLVLASVASAAIGADDVRKPNLIVILADDLGIVDVNEYAKRFTGADPTQMYYETPNLDRLTREGLAFSQAYACHLCSPARASLLTGKYAARTGFTTAVGGNVRTFYNQAIDPPKGYAAQDAIVWQDKIEIQQALLNGTTRDALASGQPSDNGQDEITIAEAMTEHDSAFIGKWHLGGHGSKGWQPADQGFEEISYLDEGGSPYFNWRGIWDSGQKLHPRTPQAKLLRGKSGGNLGQEYLTDELTEHAIDYLQGRADSQSAGGKPFFLHFCHFAVHTPFQGRDGDVAHFEKKATRGWNGHDNPVYAAMIKRLDVSVGRILDTLEATGLDKHTILVFMSDNGGVTYTDPIATNNAPFKGGKALHFEGGIRVPLVIRWKGHVDGGRWSNVPVDCTDLFPTVLELAGYEIEEHTKPGGIDGRSLTPLLDDPANTKGEYTRDTFYQHYPLNVIVENPEDGFPSAPSSAVRSGDWKLIFDWSGALRLYNIADDPFEQNELSAAMPDKARELFVQLNDWIDAHVDVKYTPAINPDYEPAKESRERPFVDLRRKYLGTDRAIRSVEADPRFSILHNESQP; encoded by the coding sequence ATGAAATTACGAATCCCAGCACCTGTATTCATGCTCGTCCTAGCATCGGTCGCCTCTGCGGCAATCGGTGCTGACGATGTGCGAAAGCCCAATCTGATCGTGATCCTCGCCGACGACCTTGGCATCGTGGACGTCAACGAGTACGCGAAAAGGTTTACTGGCGCGGATCCCACGCAAATGTATTACGAGACCCCGAACTTGGACCGACTCACGCGAGAAGGTTTGGCGTTTTCCCAGGCCTACGCCTGTCACCTCTGCTCGCCGGCCAGAGCGAGTTTACTGACCGGTAAGTACGCCGCTCGCACAGGATTCACGACCGCCGTCGGCGGTAATGTCCGGACCTTCTACAACCAAGCGATTGATCCACCCAAAGGCTATGCGGCTCAGGACGCTATCGTTTGGCAAGATAAAATTGAGATCCAGCAAGCTCTGCTGAACGGCACGACGCGCGACGCGTTGGCATCCGGCCAACCGTCCGATAACGGGCAGGATGAAATCACGATCGCTGAAGCGATGACCGAGCACGACTCGGCGTTCATTGGCAAATGGCACCTGGGAGGGCATGGATCCAAGGGATGGCAACCTGCAGATCAAGGTTTTGAAGAGATCTCCTATCTTGATGAGGGCGGATCGCCTTATTTCAACTGGCGCGGTATTTGGGACAGCGGGCAGAAACTGCATCCGCGAACACCTCAAGCCAAACTGCTACGGGGAAAGTCAGGCGGCAACTTGGGTCAGGAGTACCTAACCGATGAATTGACTGAGCACGCGATCGACTATCTGCAGGGTCGGGCAGATTCGCAGTCCGCCGGTGGCAAACCGTTCTTCCTGCATTTTTGTCATTTCGCCGTGCACACTCCGTTCCAGGGACGTGATGGTGATGTCGCCCATTTTGAGAAGAAGGCCACACGAGGTTGGAATGGGCATGACAACCCGGTCTATGCGGCGATGATCAAACGCCTCGATGTATCGGTCGGTCGAATCCTCGATACGCTCGAAGCCACTGGGCTCGATAAACACACCATTTTAGTTTTTATGAGTGATAATGGTGGGGTGACTTATACGGACCCGATTGCAACCAACAATGCACCGTTCAAGGGAGGCAAAGCTTTGCATTTCGAAGGTGGGATTCGAGTGCCCCTCGTGATTCGCTGGAAGGGCCATGTTGACGGCGGCCGTTGGAGCAACGTCCCCGTGGACTGCACCGACCTCTTTCCCACGGTACTAGAACTGGCAGGGTATGAAATTGAGGAGCACACGAAGCCTGGTGGAATTGACGGGCGCAGTCTCACGCCTCTGCTCGATGACCCAGCCAACACCAAGGGCGAATACACTCGGGACACCTTCTATCAGCACTACCCTCTTAACGTGATCGTCGAAAATCCGGAGGACGGATTCCCTTCAGCTCCCTCCTCCGCCGTCCGCAGTGGCGATTGGAAGTTGATCTTTGATTGGTCAGGCGCGTTACGACTCTACAACATCGCCGACGATCCGTTCGAGCAGAATGAACTCTCCGCAGCGATGCCGGATAAGGCCCGAGAGTTGTTTGTTCAGTTGAATGACTGGATTGATGCGCATGTTGATGTCAAATACACCCCCGCCATCAATCCCGATTATGAACCGGCGAAAGAGTCGCGAGAGCGTCCGTTCGTTGATCTTCGCCGCAAGTACCTGGGGACAGACCGAGCGATTCGTAGCGTCGAAGCGGACCCTCGGTTTTCGATACTTCACAATGAGAGTCAGCCTTAA
- a CDS encoding SDR family NAD(P)-dependent oxidoreductase, with protein MEREKDAGTVVVLGAARGIGRAVTDAFLDSGCSVVAADVDNSVSRMSRAGVSNRVVDVTCLEQVDELARECVDVSHVVFTVGVGSGHRGFPFWNVPPAEWRRVLDVNLIGAVNVAHTFGPRLAERGSGSILFFASVAGQIGSQTDPPYSASKAALINFTQCAAKDLAPFGVRVNAIAPGMVKTDLNQSVWEASVRGMSADQQPTYEEWAAEKIRRVSPLGRWQELDEIAAMTVFLASDAARNITGQTINIDGGQVMHS; from the coding sequence ATGGAAAGAGAAAAGGACGCAGGAACGGTCGTCGTGCTAGGCGCCGCTCGCGGGATTGGGCGAGCGGTCACGGATGCGTTTCTCGATTCGGGTTGCTCAGTTGTCGCAGCCGATGTCGATAACAGCGTGTCACGGATGTCGCGAGCTGGCGTGTCCAACAGAGTTGTTGATGTGACGTGCTTAGAGCAAGTCGACGAGCTTGCCCGCGAATGTGTTGACGTATCCCATGTGGTCTTCACCGTGGGTGTTGGAAGTGGACATCGCGGATTCCCGTTTTGGAATGTACCTCCGGCCGAGTGGCGACGCGTCTTGGACGTCAATCTGATCGGAGCGGTGAATGTGGCCCACACTTTTGGCCCGCGACTTGCCGAACGTGGAAGCGGTAGCATATTGTTCTTTGCTTCGGTTGCGGGACAAATCGGCTCGCAAACGGATCCACCTTACAGCGCCTCGAAGGCAGCCTTGATCAATTTCACTCAGTGCGCCGCAAAGGACCTGGCTCCCTTCGGTGTGCGTGTCAATGCAATCGCCCCCGGAATGGTAAAGACAGATCTCAATCAGTCCGTCTGGGAAGCGAGCGTTCGTGGCATGTCTGCCGACCAGCAGCCGACCTACGAAGAGTGGGCCGCCGAGAAGATTCGAAGAGTTTCTCCCTTGGGACGTTGGCAAGAGCTCGATGAGATCGCAGCGATGACAGTATTTCTCGCATCGGATGCCGCTCGTAACATTACCGGACAAACGATCAACATCGATGGCGGCCAGGTTATGCACTCATAG
- a CDS encoding sulfatase, whose translation MNRIFTLFIYACLASASAHAAERPNVLLISIDDLNDWVGCLGGHPQAETPNIDRLADMGTLFSNAHCQSPVCNPSRASMMTGRYPHTTGIYFLAPDLKQAPVLDGVKTLPEAFAGAGYKTMATGKIFHTGDKRFFQEYQPSGGFGPTPKEKISQPHGHPLWDWGVYPEDDNLMPDMKAAKWAAMQLKSIHDKPFFMGVGFYRPHVPMYAPQKWFDMHPIEKVKLPLVREDDRDDLSQYAIDLTNLMHVSPTHQWVTEANEWEHAVQSYLASVSFADHCLGIVLDALESSEYAENTIVVLFSDHGFHLGEKQRWAKRSLWEDGTRVPVIVSAPGFEKDQRTNQPVELLDVFPTLLELADLPADADQEGQSLVPLMRDPAADWNHPAITSFGRGNFAVRSERYRFIQYLDGSQELYDLANDPHEWTNLASEADYQQIVAELAASIPEKQHAVLPGNSTGHQAYGAANARISK comes from the coding sequence ATGAACCGGATTTTCACACTCTTCATCTACGCCTGCCTGGCGTCTGCCTCTGCCCATGCTGCGGAGCGGCCTAACGTATTGTTGATCTCAATTGACGATCTTAATGACTGGGTGGGCTGCCTCGGTGGTCATCCTCAGGCCGAGACCCCAAACATCGACCGTCTCGCTGACATGGGCACGCTTTTCTCCAATGCACATTGCCAGTCGCCTGTCTGCAATCCATCGCGAGCCAGCATGATGACGGGGCGTTACCCTCATACGACCGGGATCTACTTTCTGGCTCCCGACTTGAAACAGGCGCCGGTTCTCGACGGTGTCAAAACACTGCCTGAGGCCTTTGCTGGCGCTGGTTACAAGACCATGGCGACCGGAAAAATATTTCACACTGGCGACAAGCGATTCTTTCAAGAGTATCAACCATCGGGCGGATTCGGTCCCACACCAAAAGAGAAAATCTCCCAACCGCACGGGCATCCCCTGTGGGATTGGGGCGTCTATCCAGAAGACGACAACCTGATGCCCGATATGAAGGCCGCCAAGTGGGCCGCCATGCAGTTGAAATCAATACACGACAAGCCGTTTTTCATGGGGGTGGGGTTCTATCGACCGCACGTCCCCATGTACGCGCCGCAAAAGTGGTTCGACATGCATCCAATTGAAAAGGTCAAACTGCCGCTGGTTCGCGAGGACGATCGCGATGACCTCAGCCAATACGCCATCGACTTGACCAATCTCATGCATGTTTCGCCGACACATCAATGGGTGACTGAGGCGAACGAGTGGGAGCATGCGGTGCAATCTTATCTCGCCTCAGTATCTTTTGCCGATCACTGCTTGGGGATTGTTTTGGATGCGCTCGAATCGAGTGAGTACGCAGAGAACACAATTGTCGTACTCTTTTCCGACCACGGTTTTCATCTCGGTGAGAAACAACGGTGGGCGAAACGCTCGCTCTGGGAAGATGGCACGCGCGTTCCTGTCATCGTATCCGCCCCAGGATTCGAAAAGGATCAACGAACCAATCAGCCTGTCGAGCTATTGGATGTCTTTCCAACTCTGCTCGAATTGGCGGATTTGCCCGCCGACGCCGACCAGGAAGGGCAGAGTCTTGTTCCGCTGATGCGTGACCCCGCAGCTGACTGGAATCATCCTGCGATTACTAGCTTTGGGCGTGGCAACTTCGCGGTCAGGTCTGAGCGATATCGCTTCATTCAGTACCTTGATGGCTCGCAAGAACTCTACGACTTGGCGAACGATCCACACGAATGGACTAATCTTGCATCCGAGGCTGACTACCAGCAGATCGTTGCCGAACTCGCCGCATCGATTCCAGAAAAGCAGCATGCTGTGTTACCGGGAAACTCGACAGGTCACCAAGCCTATGGTGCCGCAAACGCGAGGATTTCTAAGTAG